Proteins encoded together in one Chitinophaga lutea window:
- a CDS encoding RNA polymerase sigma factor, producing MGTSNTYTELELVQGLRNHDQTIFGYLYDHYSPALYGVVLKVLNDENAASDVLQEVFLKIWRGIEKYDAEKGRLFTWMLNIARNTAIDALRSKAHKLDQKIQELGNDVYAHTSQLTVHPSVDHLGLAKVIEKLNKEQRTIIDLAYYKGCTQEEIARVLDIPLGTVKTRMRNAIIQLRNILKQV from the coding sequence TTGGGAACTTCTAATACATATACTGAACTTGAACTGGTACAGGGGCTTCGGAACCATGACCAAACGATATTCGGCTATCTGTATGATCATTATTCTCCAGCCTTATACGGCGTTGTTCTCAAAGTCCTCAACGATGAAAATGCGGCCAGCGACGTGCTCCAGGAAGTTTTCCTGAAGATCTGGCGCGGAATCGAAAAATATGATGCGGAAAAAGGGCGTCTTTTTACCTGGATGCTCAATATCGCCCGCAATACTGCCATTGATGCGCTTCGCTCAAAAGCGCACAAGCTGGATCAGAAAATCCAGGAGCTGGGGAATGACGTATATGCACATACAAGTCAGTTAACAGTTCATCCTTCTGTGGACCACCTCGGGCTCGCCAAGGTGATTGAAAAGCTCAACAAAGAACAGCGGACTATTATTGACCTAGCATACTACAAGGGATGTACCCAGGAAGAAATTGCCCGGGTGCTGGACATTCCTTTGGGTACCGTAAAGACCAGAATGAGGAATGCCATTATTCAATTGAGGAATATACTAAAACAGGTATAG
- a CDS encoding T9SS type B sorting domain-containing protein: MVPTKNLLIIILTILLAAPFTARSGAPSLLTNFTYNTTCTGEEVEFTITDPVNDIDSVKWYFVSPPLLPTDSSDLITGATHIYPAPGTYTVTLKVYRNGVEDITTVPITIVDRRGVDLGPVNLTLCENATHDLVVPYDAAAVYTWYFAEDTVVGTNVFTVTEPGTYYVAYNGCRELDSINIFHSLIPDIDLGPDRVLCNNELLTLDATAQNATYLWSTGETTPTIIANSSNVTTTYSVSVDVAGCGTYTDQVTLTFQGTPYPFSLGADTLLCAGETVTLNATRPEATSYRWNTGSRNPQITVNRGGAYSVFVTINGFCDVVDTMEVRYSRLRPFSLGNDTTMCYGNFLVLTADHGTGNYLWQDGSDQATYHVDSSGYYYVTVQIGRCVEKDTIRVDFQDSLRVTLGEDTTLCIGETLRLVPRGAGDNYKWQDSTSVANFLVTQPGIYAIVAQNVCNRATDSVTVYYQDCDCTVFLPNAFTPNGDGRNDYFRPVYRCQIGQYKLSIYNRWGEFIFHTTDPRVGWNGLYNGSPAAMNTYVWVLEYVDELNLKKYNKTGTITLIR; the protein is encoded by the coding sequence ATGGTTCCGACGAAAAACCTCCTGATAATTATCCTGACTATCCTGCTGGCGGCCCCGTTTACCGCTCGCTCAGGCGCCCCGTCCCTGCTGACCAATTTCACCTACAATACTACCTGTACGGGCGAAGAGGTGGAGTTCACCATCACCGACCCGGTCAACGATATCGATTCCGTTAAATGGTATTTCGTGAGCCCGCCGCTGTTGCCGACGGACTCGTCCGATCTGATCACCGGGGCCACCCATATTTACCCGGCCCCCGGCACCTACACCGTTACATTGAAAGTTTACAGGAACGGGGTGGAAGATATCACCACCGTTCCGATCACCATTGTAGATCGCCGCGGCGTAGACCTCGGGCCCGTGAACCTGACGCTTTGCGAAAACGCCACGCACGACCTGGTGGTGCCTTACGACGCCGCCGCCGTGTATACCTGGTATTTTGCGGAAGATACCGTGGTGGGCACCAACGTGTTCACCGTCACCGAGCCGGGCACGTATTACGTGGCGTACAACGGCTGTCGTGAACTGGATTCCATCAACATTTTTCATTCCCTCATCCCGGACATTGACCTGGGCCCCGACCGGGTCCTCTGCAATAACGAACTGCTGACGCTCGACGCTACGGCGCAAAACGCCACGTACCTGTGGAGCACCGGCGAAACCACCCCCACGATCATCGCCAATTCCAGCAACGTCACCACCACCTACAGTGTGTCTGTAGACGTGGCGGGATGCGGCACCTACACCGACCAGGTGACCCTCACTTTCCAGGGAACGCCCTACCCTTTCAGTCTCGGCGCCGATACGCTGCTGTGCGCAGGTGAAACGGTAACCCTGAACGCCACCCGCCCCGAAGCTACTTCCTACCGGTGGAACACCGGTTCGCGCAACCCGCAGATTACGGTGAACCGCGGCGGCGCGTATTCGGTGTTTGTGACCATCAACGGGTTCTGCGACGTGGTGGACACCATGGAAGTGCGATACAGCCGGCTACGGCCCTTCAGCCTGGGTAACGACACCACCATGTGTTATGGCAACTTCCTTGTGCTCACCGCCGACCACGGCACCGGCAATTATCTCTGGCAGGACGGTTCCGACCAGGCGACCTATCACGTGGACAGCTCGGGCTACTATTACGTGACGGTACAGATCGGCCGGTGCGTGGAAAAAGACACCATCCGCGTAGACTTCCAGGACAGCCTGCGGGTAACGCTGGGAGAAGACACTACGCTGTGCATCGGTGAAACCCTGCGCCTGGTACCGAGGGGAGCCGGTGATAATTACAAATGGCAGGACAGTACCTCCGTAGCCAACTTCCTGGTAACGCAGCCCGGCATCTACGCCATCGTGGCGCAGAATGTGTGTAACCGCGCCACTGATTCGGTGACCGTTTATTACCAGGACTGTGACTGCACCGTGTTTTTACCCAACGCCTTCACACCCAATGGCGACGGGCGCAACGATTATTTCAGACCCGTATACCGCTGCCAGATAGGGCAATACAAACTGAGCATTTACAACCGCTGGGGTGAGTTTATCTTCCATACCACAGACCCGAGGGTAGGCTGGAACGGCCTGTACAACGGCTCTCCCGCCGCCATGAACACATACGTGTGGGTGCTGGAATATGTAGACGAGCTGAATTTGAAGAAGTATAACAAAACAGGGACGATCACCCTGATACGATAA
- a CDS encoding RNA methyltransferase, with protein sequence MRKLNMEELGRKTVAEFKAADKTPLVLVLDNVRSMHNVGSVFRTADAFLLQGIILCGYTPVPPHRDIQKTALGATETVEWQYYPTTLEAVQALRQEGYAIMAIEQASSSVMLDGFQPPAAPLALVFGNEVSGVDAEVIKQADGCIEIPQLGMKHSLNISVSAGIVVWDLFCKLKK encoded by the coding sequence ATGCGCAAGTTAAATATGGAGGAACTGGGGCGGAAAACGGTGGCCGAATTCAAGGCGGCCGACAAAACGCCGTTGGTGCTCGTGCTCGACAATGTGCGGAGTATGCATAACGTGGGCTCCGTTTTCAGAACGGCAGACGCGTTCCTTTTACAGGGTATTATTTTATGCGGCTACACCCCGGTGCCGCCGCACCGCGACATCCAGAAAACGGCCCTGGGGGCCACCGAAACGGTGGAGTGGCAGTATTATCCCACCACCCTCGAAGCCGTGCAGGCCCTGCGGCAGGAAGGATACGCCATCATGGCCATCGAACAGGCCTCCAGTAGCGTGATGCTCGACGGTTTCCAGCCACCGGCCGCGCCGCTGGCCCTGGTGTTCGGCAACGAAGTGAGCGGGGTAGACGCGGAGGTGATCAAACAGGCGGACGGCTGCATCGAAATCCCCCAGCTCGGCATGAAACATTCGCTGAACATTTCCGTGAGCGCCGGCATTGTAGTATGGGACCTGTTCTGTAAATTAAAAAAGTAA
- the ruvX gene encoding Holliday junction resolvase RuvX, whose translation MPRILAIDYGKKRTGLAVTDPLKIIASGLGTIPSHELVPYLKKYFAAEAVELILIGMPRNLDGSATDATALVQECVRILQKHFPQMPIKQVDERFTSKMAFQSMIDSGLKKKDRQQKGLVDEISATIILQEYLQYHAG comes from the coding sequence ATGCCCAGAATACTGGCGATAGATTACGGGAAAAAACGCACGGGCCTGGCCGTTACCGATCCGCTGAAGATCATCGCCAGCGGGCTCGGCACCATTCCTTCGCACGAGCTGGTGCCTTACCTGAAAAAATATTTCGCGGCCGAGGCGGTAGAGCTCATTCTCATCGGCATGCCCCGCAACCTCGACGGCAGTGCTACCGATGCCACTGCCCTGGTGCAGGAATGTGTGCGCATCCTGCAGAAACATTTTCCGCAGATGCCCATTAAACAGGTAGATGAGCGCTTCACTTCCAAAATGGCCTTCCAGAGCATGATCGACAGCGGCCTGAAGAAAAAGGACCGGCAGCAGAAAGGTCTCGTGGACGAGATCAGCGCCACCATCATCCTGCAGGAGTACCTGCAATACCATGCCGGGTAA
- the def gene encoding peptide deformylase, producing the protein MILPIVAYGAPVLREVSQDITPEYPDLQKLIDNMWETMYASNGVGLAAPQVNKPIRLFVVDSEQIINNLEEDETNAYPGDHGIKQVFINAKIVDTEGDEWAYQEGCLSIPKIREDVSRPEKVKIRYMDENFKQHERTFHGITARVIFHEYDHIEGKLFIDYLKPLKKRLLKGKLDDISKGKIKVDYKMTFPR; encoded by the coding sequence ATGATATTACCAATAGTAGCCTACGGCGCCCCGGTTTTAAGAGAGGTCAGCCAGGACATTACGCCGGAATACCCGGATTTGCAGAAGCTCATCGACAATATGTGGGAAACCATGTATGCTTCCAACGGGGTAGGCCTCGCCGCCCCGCAGGTCAACAAGCCCATCCGCCTGTTCGTAGTGGACAGTGAGCAGATCATCAATAATCTCGAAGAAGATGAAACCAATGCCTATCCCGGCGATCACGGCATCAAACAGGTATTCATCAACGCAAAGATCGTTGATACCGAAGGAGACGAATGGGCGTACCAGGAAGGCTGCCTCAGCATTCCCAAAATCAGGGAAGACGTGAGCCGCCCCGAAAAGGTGAAGATCCGGTACATGGATGAAAATTTCAAGCAGCACGAACGCACGTTCCATGGCATCACCGCCCGCGTTATTTTTCATGAGTACGATCACATCGAGGGCAAACTCTTCATCGACTACCTCAAACCGCTCAAAAAACGCCTGCTGAAAGGCAAGCTGGATGATATTTCAAAAGGGAAGATCAAAGTGGATTACAAAATGACTTTCCCCAGGTAA
- the lipB gene encoding lipoyl(octanoyl) transferase LipB — MKQQIRVKDLGRMPYQAAWDYQERLLQENVQVKADLRNGLETNAVTQHHLLFCEHPPVYTIGKSGHMEHLLISNTQLQEKGIEFVQTNRGGDITFHGEGQVVGYPIIDLELFFTDIGKYLRLLEEVIIRMLADYGITAGRSKGETGVWIDADIPGRARKICAMGVRCSRWVTMHGFAVNINTNLDYFNNIIACGIVGKQVTSLHKEIGRTVPMEAVKEKITRYFAEVFEAELLPVEVVH; from the coding sequence ATGAAACAGCAGATAAGGGTGAAAGATCTGGGGCGGATGCCCTACCAGGCCGCCTGGGACTACCAGGAGCGGCTGTTGCAGGAAAATGTGCAGGTGAAGGCAGATTTGCGCAACGGACTGGAAACCAATGCCGTAACGCAACACCATTTGTTGTTTTGCGAACATCCTCCCGTATATACCATTGGTAAAAGCGGGCACATGGAGCACCTCCTCATTAGCAATACCCAGTTACAGGAAAAAGGCATCGAATTCGTACAGACCAACCGCGGGGGCGACATCACCTTCCACGGAGAAGGGCAGGTAGTGGGCTACCCCATCATCGACCTGGAACTGTTCTTTACCGATATCGGCAAATATCTCCGCCTGCTGGAAGAGGTGATCATCCGCATGCTGGCTGATTATGGCATCACCGCGGGCCGCTCCAAAGGCGAAACGGGCGTCTGGATAGACGCCGACATTCCCGGGCGGGCACGCAAGATCTGCGCCATGGGCGTGCGCTGCAGCCGCTGGGTAACCATGCACGGCTTCGCCGTCAACATCAATACCAACCTGGATTATTTCAACAATATCATCGCCTGCGGCATTGTAGGCAAGCAGGTGACCTCGCTCCATAAAGAGATCGGCCGCACCGTGCCGATGGAAGCAGTAAAAGAAAAAATCACCCGTTATTTCGCGGAAGTGTTTGAAGCGGAACTGTTGCCAGTAGAGGTGGTGCATTGA
- a CDS encoding RluA family pseudouridine synthase: protein MSDQMQELLEDELENGEGSEEIYERVNLVVDKGQEPLRIDKFIQNRIEGATRSKVQQAIEAGMVLVNDKPVKSNYKVRPLDRLIVYSTKNPESTEVKPENIPLNIVFEDDDILIINKPPGMVVHPGCGNYTGTLVNALAYYLGDDKVNATEPVIPRFGLVHRIDKNTSGLLVVAKSEKAMTDLAKQFFDHTVQRRYLALVWGDFEEDKGTVVAHVGRHQRFRKIMDAYPDGEYGKEAITHYEVLERFNYVSLIACRLETGRTHQIRVHMQHIGHSLFNDDTYGGDRIVKGTIFAKYKQFVENCFEIMPRHALHAQTLGFIHPRTRKPVLFESELPADFAGVLEKWRRYRRKDDE from the coding sequence ATGAGCGATCAAATGCAGGAGTTGCTGGAAGACGAACTGGAGAACGGCGAAGGCAGCGAGGAAATATACGAGCGGGTGAACCTTGTGGTAGACAAGGGCCAGGAGCCCCTGCGGATCGACAAATTCATCCAGAACCGCATCGAGGGCGCCACCCGCAGCAAAGTGCAGCAGGCCATCGAGGCCGGCATGGTGCTGGTGAACGACAAACCGGTGAAATCCAACTACAAGGTGCGGCCACTCGACCGGCTGATCGTGTATTCCACCAAAAACCCGGAAAGCACGGAAGTAAAACCGGAAAACATCCCGCTGAACATCGTGTTCGAAGACGACGATATCCTCATCATCAATAAACCGCCCGGCATGGTGGTGCACCCCGGCTGCGGCAACTATACCGGCACCCTGGTGAACGCCCTCGCCTATTACCTCGGCGACGATAAAGTGAATGCCACGGAGCCGGTCATCCCCCGCTTCGGGCTGGTGCACCGCATCGACAAAAACACCAGCGGCCTGCTGGTAGTGGCCAAGTCAGAAAAAGCCATGACCGACCTGGCCAAACAGTTTTTCGACCATACGGTGCAGCGCCGGTACCTGGCGCTGGTTTGGGGCGATTTTGAAGAAGATAAAGGCACGGTGGTCGCCCATGTGGGCCGGCACCAGCGTTTCCGGAAGATCATGGACGCCTACCCGGACGGTGAATACGGCAAGGAAGCCATCACCCACTATGAAGTACTGGAGCGCTTCAACTATGTGAGCCTCATTGCCTGCCGGCTCGAAACCGGCCGCACGCACCAGATCCGTGTGCATATGCAGCATATCGGCCATTCCCTGTTCAACGACGATACCTACGGCGGCGACCGTATCGTGAAAGGCACCATTTTCGCCAAATACAAACAGTTCGTGGAAAACTGCTTCGAGATCATGCCCCGCCATGCCCTCCATGCGCAGACGCTGGGCTTCATTCACCCCCGCACCCGGAAACCCGTGTTGTTCGAAAGCGAACTGCCTGCCGATTTTGCCGGCGTACTGGAAAAGTGGAGAAGATACCGGCGGAAGGACGACGAATGA
- the mutS gene encoding DNA mismatch repair protein MutS translates to MAKSKSEETPLMQQHKAIKAKYPDAVLLFRVGDFYETFNEDAVIASRVLGIVLTKRANGSAAFIDLAGFPHHSLDTYLHKLVKAGHRVAICDQLEDPKTVKGIVKRGVTEMVTPGVAVNDKLLENSNNNFLAAVHFGADATGAAFLDISTGEYFVAQGSLEYIDKLLQSFRPAEVIFAKQQQKHFRQTFGSRFYTYTLEEWIFTNTYAREILHKHFETHSLKGFGVEDMTEAVIAAGATMHYLKDTEHPNLQHISNMQRIDQDDFLWMDRFTIRNLELLQSTVEQGKTLLGTLDHTLTPMGARLLKRWIVFPLRDIVQINERLDAVEDLIREADRSISIQQHLKSVGDLERVVSKIPLKKINPREVMQLARALQQVCEIQRLLNDTANPLLRHLQEQLDPCDSILQRILAEVSDNPPVLANKGGVIREGVSKELDDLRAIASSGKEYLLRIQQQESEATGIPSLKVAFNNVFGYYLEVTNTHKNKVPANWIRKQTLANAERYITPELKEYEEKITGAEEKILALEMQLYDALLATLQDFIQPVQRNAQALARLDCLLCFAHNAVQFKYRRPQVTEAYHIDIKDGRHPVIEQGLPPGESYVANDILLHQDEQQVIILTGPNMSGKSALLRQTALITLMAHMGSFVPAAAAEIGLTDKIFTRVGASDNLSGGESTFMVEMNETASIINNITPRSLIILDEIGRGTSTYDGISIAWSIVEYLHDMTPHRPKTLFATHYHELNELENTHNRVKNFHITNKEVGNKIIFLRKLAQGGSRHSFGIHVAKIAGMPPQLINRANEILSQLESQHIEAPMQQIAAPTHKVQLSIFDAHSDTFQSIRDKLTSVDINRLTPVEALLKLSEIKDLLQ, encoded by the coding sequence ATGGCTAAAAGTAAATCGGAAGAAACACCCTTAATGCAGCAGCACAAGGCCATCAAGGCGAAATACCCTGATGCGGTACTGCTTTTCCGGGTGGGCGACTTTTATGAAACATTCAACGAAGATGCGGTGATCGCCTCCAGGGTACTGGGCATCGTGCTCACCAAAAGGGCGAACGGCAGCGCCGCATTCATCGACCTGGCAGGATTTCCCCATCATTCGCTCGACACATACCTCCACAAACTGGTGAAAGCCGGCCATCGCGTAGCCATTTGCGACCAGCTGGAAGATCCCAAAACCGTCAAAGGCATCGTGAAACGCGGCGTCACCGAAATGGTGACCCCGGGCGTGGCAGTCAACGACAAACTACTCGAAAACAGCAATAACAACTTCCTGGCCGCCGTACATTTCGGTGCGGACGCCACCGGCGCGGCTTTTCTCGACATCAGCACCGGAGAATATTTTGTGGCCCAGGGCAGCCTCGAGTACATCGACAAACTGCTCCAGAGTTTCCGGCCCGCCGAGGTGATCTTCGCCAAGCAGCAGCAGAAACATTTCCGGCAGACCTTCGGCAGCCGGTTCTACACCTACACGCTGGAAGAATGGATTTTCACCAATACCTATGCGCGGGAAATCCTCCACAAACACTTTGAAACACATTCGCTCAAAGGTTTCGGGGTGGAAGACATGACGGAGGCCGTCATAGCCGCCGGCGCCACCATGCATTACCTGAAAGATACCGAGCATCCCAACCTGCAGCATATCTCCAATATGCAGCGGATAGACCAGGACGATTTCCTGTGGATGGACCGGTTCACCATCCGCAACCTGGAGTTGCTGCAAAGCACCGTGGAGCAGGGCAAAACCCTGCTGGGCACGCTCGATCATACGCTTACGCCCATGGGTGCGCGGCTGCTGAAACGCTGGATAGTGTTCCCTTTGCGTGATATTGTACAGATCAATGAGCGGCTGGATGCGGTGGAAGACCTCATCCGCGAAGCAGACCGCAGCATCAGCATACAGCAGCACCTCAAATCCGTGGGCGACCTGGAAAGGGTGGTGTCCAAAATCCCCCTGAAAAAAATCAATCCCCGCGAGGTGATGCAGCTGGCCCGCGCGCTGCAACAGGTGTGCGAGATCCAGCGACTGCTGAACGATACCGCCAATCCCCTGCTGCGTCATTTACAGGAACAGCTCGATCCCTGCGACAGTATCCTGCAGCGCATCCTGGCCGAAGTGTCCGACAACCCGCCGGTACTCGCCAATAAGGGCGGCGTTATCCGCGAAGGCGTGAGCAAGGAGCTCGACGACCTGCGCGCCATCGCCAGCTCCGGCAAAGAATACCTGCTCCGCATCCAGCAGCAGGAATCCGAAGCCACCGGCATCCCCTCGCTGAAAGTAGCCTTCAATAACGTGTTCGGCTATTACCTCGAGGTGACCAACACCCATAAGAATAAAGTGCCCGCCAACTGGATACGCAAACAGACGCTGGCCAACGCGGAAAGATATATCACGCCCGAGCTGAAGGAATACGAAGAAAAGATCACCGGCGCCGAAGAAAAAATACTGGCGCTCGAAATGCAGCTGTACGATGCGCTGCTGGCCACGCTGCAGGATTTCATCCAGCCGGTGCAGCGCAATGCGCAGGCCCTGGCGCGGCTCGACTGCCTGTTGTGTTTCGCGCACAACGCCGTGCAGTTCAAATACCGCCGCCCGCAGGTAACGGAGGCATATCATATCGATATCAAAGACGGCCGCCATCCCGTGATCGAACAGGGGCTGCCGCCAGGCGAAAGTTATGTGGCTAACGACATCCTGCTGCACCAGGACGAGCAGCAGGTGATCATTCTCACCGGGCCGAACATGAGCGGTAAATCGGCGCTGCTGCGCCAGACCGCCCTCATCACCCTGATGGCCCACATGGGCAGTTTCGTGCCCGCTGCGGCGGCGGAAATCGGTCTCACAGACAAGATATTCACCCGCGTAGGCGCGTCAGACAACCTGAGCGGCGGCGAAAGTACGTTCATGGTGGAGATGAATGAAACCGCCAGCATCATCAACAACATCACGCCCCGCAGCCTCATCATCCTCGACGAGATCGGCCGCGGCACCAGCACCTACGACGGTATTTCCATTGCCTGGAGCATCGTGGAATATCTGCACGACATGACGCCGCACCGCCCGAAAACCCTGTTCGCCACGCACTATCATGAGCTGAACGAACTGGAGAACACGCACAACCGCGTAAAGAACTTCCACATCACCAACAAGGAAGTGGGCAATAAAATCATTTTCCTGCGCAAACTGGCGCAGGGCGGCAGCCGCCACAGCTTTGGTATCCATGTGGCCAAAATCGCGGGCATGCCGCCGCAGCTCATCAACCGCGCCAACGAAATCCTCAGCCAGCTCGAAAGCCAGCACATCGAAGCGCCCATGCAACAGATCGCTGCGCCCACGCACAAAGTGCAGCTGAGCATTTTCGATGCCCACAGCGATACGTTTCAGTCGATTCGGGACAAACTCACTTCGGTGGACATCAACCGGTTAACGCCGGTGGAAGCGCTGCTGAAGCTGAGCGAGATCAAAGATCTGCTGCAGTGA
- a CDS encoding anti-sigma factor yields the protein MDVQRYISSGIIESYVVGLATDQEVRELQAAMAQSPDIKAAVDAAQLDMEKYVQLFSIAPPEPVKDRIFQRLTGEGADTIVPVSGGSEETYSYAAAEEEPVKEKRLVSAAWQYVAAAAIIGLIASVYFNFNYYNSVAEWKNKYQALLFDQEKMVADKGVYQTKVQQAEEMLDRLRQADMKMVRMYTASKSRPNLLATVYINPKSADAYLTISNLPEPPADQQYQLWGIVNNVPVDAGVFEMGEAAKGFQKVKFVPGAQLYAVTLEKKGGSPTPTLTAMYVAGKVGT from the coding sequence GTGGACGTACAACGTTACATATCATCCGGTATCATCGAAAGCTACGTAGTTGGCTTGGCTACCGACCAGGAGGTCAGGGAGCTGCAGGCTGCGATGGCCCAGAGCCCGGACATAAAAGCTGCGGTGGATGCCGCCCAGCTTGATATGGAGAAGTACGTGCAACTGTTTTCCATCGCGCCGCCCGAACCGGTGAAAGACCGCATCTTCCAGCGGCTGACAGGCGAAGGGGCAGACACCATCGTGCCCGTAAGCGGTGGTTCGGAAGAAACCTACAGCTATGCCGCTGCCGAAGAAGAGCCGGTGAAGGAAAAACGCCTCGTCAGCGCCGCATGGCAATACGTGGCCGCCGCCGCTATTATCGGCCTGATCGCCAGCGTTTATTTCAACTTCAATTACTACAACAGCGTAGCCGAATGGAAAAATAAATACCAGGCGCTGCTGTTCGACCAGGAAAAAATGGTGGCCGATAAAGGCGTGTACCAGACCAAAGTGCAGCAGGCCGAAGAAATGCTCGACCGCCTGCGCCAGGCCGATATGAAAATGGTGCGCATGTACACCGCTTCCAAATCCCGCCCGAACTTACTCGCCACCGTTTACATCAATCCGAAATCCGCAGACGCTTACCTGACCATCAGCAACCTGCCGGAACCGCCTGCCGACCAGCAGTACCAGCTCTGGGGCATCGTGAACAACGTGCCGGTGGATGCCGGCGTGTTCGAAATGGGCGAGGCCGCGAAAGGATTCCAGAAAGTGAAATTTGTGCCTGGCGCACAATTATATGCCGTTACCCTCGAAAAGAAAGGCGGCAGTCCCACCCCCACACTCACCGCTATGTACGTAGCCGGTAAAGTAGGCACCTGA
- a CDS encoding UbiA-like polyprenyltransferase, with protein MSTTIKHYLSLVKFSHTIFAMPFALTGFFMAVSWAGHSFDWTKLLLVVLCMVFARSAAMAFNRWLDAEFDKKNPRTAQREIPAGVISSGNALYFVIGNALLFIATTWFINLICFLLSPVALLVVLGYSYTKRFTALCHLVLGVGLSLAPIGAFLAVTGYFALLPVLLSVMVLCWVSGFDIIYALQDEEFDRSQQLHSIPAWLGKAGGLRFSEALHLVAAALAVTIGLLGGFHWLYWIGAGVFVLMLLMQHRLVKPNDLSRVNLAFMTTNGVASVVYAVFAIADMLILG; from the coding sequence ATGTCCACCACCATCAAGCACTATCTCTCCCTGGTGAAATTCAGTCACACCATTTTTGCCATGCCTTTCGCGCTGACCGGCTTTTTTATGGCGGTATCGTGGGCGGGGCATTCGTTCGACTGGACCAAGCTGCTGCTGGTAGTGCTGTGCATGGTATTTGCCCGTAGTGCGGCGATGGCCTTCAACCGCTGGCTGGATGCGGAGTTCGATAAAAAGAACCCCCGTACGGCGCAGCGCGAAATTCCCGCCGGCGTCATATCTTCCGGCAATGCCCTGTATTTTGTGATCGGCAATGCGCTGCTGTTTATCGCCACCACCTGGTTCATCAACCTGATCTGTTTCCTGCTTTCACCCGTAGCATTGCTCGTGGTGCTGGGATATAGTTATACCAAACGTTTCACCGCCCTCTGCCATCTCGTATTGGGCGTAGGTCTGTCGCTGGCGCCCATTGGCGCTTTCCTGGCGGTAACAGGGTACTTTGCCCTGCTGCCGGTGCTGCTGAGCGTGATGGTGCTCTGCTGGGTATCGGGTTTCGATATCATTTATGCCTTGCAGGACGAAGAGTTCGATAGATCGCAGCAGCTGCATTCCATCCCGGCCTGGCTGGGAAAAGCGGGCGGCCTGCGTTTTTCGGAGGCGCTGCACCTTGTAGCCGCGGCGCTGGCGGTCACCATCGGTTTACTGGGCGGGTTTCATTGGCTGTACTGGATTGGCGCCGGGGTGTTCGTGCTGATGCTGCTGATGCAGCACCGGCTGGTGAAGCCCAACGACCTTTCGCGCGTGAACCTCGCGTTTATGACCACCAACGGCGTTGCCAGCGTGGTGTATGCCGTGTTCGCGATTGCCGACATGCTGATTTTAGGCTGA